Proteins encoded together in one Rhizobium bangladeshense window:
- a CDS encoding GFA family protein: MLTGSCHCGKAGWTLEGDPGSITACNCTLCRRYGTLWAYDYEGERIALTGQTASYTRSGREASSLEILFCPSCACVLSWRGLRLQKDGRRRMAVNMRLAPPELVADLPIDHFDGLETFEDLPSDGRCVRDLWF; this comes from the coding sequence ATGCTGACGGGCTCATGTCATTGCGGCAAGGCGGGCTGGACACTAGAAGGCGATCCGGGTTCGATCACCGCGTGCAACTGCACCCTCTGCCGACGCTACGGCACGCTCTGGGCGTATGATTACGAAGGAGAGCGTATCGCGCTCACCGGCCAGACGGCCTCCTATACCCGCTCCGGCAGGGAGGCGTCGTCTCTTGAAATCTTGTTCTGCCCATCCTGCGCCTGCGTCTTGAGCTGGCGCGGTCTGCGCCTGCAAAAGGACGGCCGCCGCCGCATGGCCGTTAACATGCGGCTTGCGCCGCCGGAGCTCGTCGCTGATCTCCCCATCGATCATTTCGACGGGCTGGAAACATTCGAAGACCTTCCCTCCGACGGGCGCTGCGTACGCGATCTCTGGTTCTGA
- a CDS encoding helix-turn-helix transcriptional regulator, translating to MRQAKAIYRSSLAVAGGLAITGSGTQHARHAVKDRKLPSFAAVLVERGQGFLETAAGGRQRVVGPALFWLFPNRLHSYGPDEAGWDERWALFEGSFTRDFVRMRLIAERHPLVALRHIEEMARLFGQLHADLIDDSHLGRASAALALHRIVIAAARQAGAAAARESATATGDLIETLRGRALRPLDLAAFAAEHSISPATLRRKFIAETGMSPKDFQLRARMDRAKQLLATTDEKIETVAAMVGVADPFYFSRVFHEREGCSPHDFRMRYRRG from the coding sequence ATGAGGCAAGCCAAGGCCATCTATCGATCTTCCCTTGCTGTGGCCGGCGGGCTTGCCATCACCGGCAGCGGTACGCAGCATGCCCGCCATGCGGTGAAGGACCGGAAACTGCCGAGTTTCGCGGCCGTGCTGGTGGAGCGCGGACAGGGATTTCTCGAAACCGCCGCCGGCGGCCGCCAGCGCGTGGTTGGGCCGGCGCTCTTCTGGCTGTTTCCGAACCGGCTCCATTCCTATGGGCCTGACGAAGCCGGCTGGGACGAACGCTGGGCGCTGTTCGAGGGCTCGTTCACCCGCGATTTCGTGCGGATGCGGCTGATCGCCGAGCGCCATCCGCTCGTCGCGCTGCGCCATATCGAGGAGATGGCGCGGCTCTTCGGGCAGCTTCATGCCGATCTCATCGACGACAGCCATCTCGGCCGGGCCTCCGCGGCATTGGCGCTGCATCGCATCGTGATCGCGGCTGCGCGGCAGGCGGGCGCCGCTGCTGCTCGCGAGAGTGCGACGGCGACCGGCGATCTCATCGAGACGCTCAGGGGCAGGGCGCTGCGGCCGCTCGACCTTGCTGCTTTTGCCGCCGAGCACAGCATATCGCCGGCCACGCTGCGGCGGAAATTCATTGCCGAAACGGGCATGTCGCCCAAGGACTTCCAGCTTCGGGCGCGCATGGACCGGGCCAAGCAACTGCTCGCCACCACCGACGAAAAGATCGAAACCGTCGCCGCCATGGTCGGTGTCGCCGATCCTTTCTATTTCTCGCGTGTCTTCCACGAGCGAGAGGGCTGCAGCCCCCATGACTTCCGGATGCGGTACAGGCGAGGTTGA
- a CDS encoding LysR family transcriptional regulator, with protein sequence MLNLVDLSRTDLNLLVLFEAVLEERHVGHAAERLNLTSSAVSHGLSRLRRLMNDPLFLRTPKGVVPTARALELSAPIADVLARVRNVLSAAEPFDPASSTRRFTIGAPDGISAVLLAPVLGELARTAPGIDISIRQLLPTPGETRPERAWRGAFADLDDRVTDIAVIPTGHIPERFHVGGLYDEDFVVAMRAGHAFADEPTLARYCELQHLVVSLGGDPHGFVDEALARLGCTRRVALTVPNFMFALAILAETDLLCALPRRFAAMHAARFGLESVDAPLELTRFRINAVLPKVALMDAGVAWLLVILEKAQPPLPPAGRSSATI encoded by the coding sequence ATGCTGAATTTGGTTGACCTCTCCCGCACAGATCTCAACCTCCTCGTTCTCTTCGAGGCGGTGCTGGAGGAGCGACATGTCGGGCACGCGGCCGAGCGGCTGAACCTCACCTCCTCGGCCGTCAGCCACGGCCTCAGCCGCCTGCGGCGGCTCATGAACGATCCGCTGTTCCTGCGCACGCCGAAGGGCGTCGTGCCCACGGCCCGCGCCTTGGAGCTCTCCGCGCCGATCGCCGATGTGCTCGCCCGCGTGCGCAACGTGCTGTCGGCCGCCGAACCCTTCGACCCCGCCAGCTCCACGCGCCGTTTCACCATCGGCGCCCCTGACGGCATTTCCGCCGTGCTGCTGGCGCCTGTTCTGGGCGAGCTTGCTCGCACGGCGCCGGGCATCGATATCAGCATCCGCCAATTGCTGCCGACGCCGGGGGAGACCAGGCCTGAGCGCGCCTGGCGCGGCGCCTTCGCTGATCTCGACGACCGGGTGACCGATATCGCGGTCATCCCCACCGGGCACATTCCTGAGCGCTTTCATGTGGGCGGGCTTTATGACGAGGATTTCGTCGTGGCAATGCGCGCCGGCCATGCTTTCGCCGATGAGCCGACGCTCGCGCGGTATTGCGAGCTGCAGCATCTGGTCGTCTCGCTCGGCGGGGATCCTCACGGCTTCGTCGACGAGGCGCTGGCGAGGCTCGGCTGCACACGGCGCGTCGCGCTGACCGTGCCGAACTTCATGTTCGCGCTCGCAATCCTTGCCGAGACAGACCTGCTCTGCGCCCTGCCGAGGCGCTTTGCCGCCATGCATGCGGCGCGCTTCGGTCTCGAAAGCGTCGACGCGCCGCTGGAGCTCACGCGGTTCCGCATCAATGCCGTGCTTCCCAAGGTCGCCTTGATGGATGCCGGCGTCGCCTGGCTGCTTGTCATCCTCGAAAAAGCCCAGCCACCCTTACCGCCAGCCGGCCGATCCTCCGCCACCATTTGA
- a CDS encoding Lrp/AsnC family transcriptional regulator — MPVMMDAIDRRILRVLQRDGRISNVELAREVGLSPSPCLRRVRLLEEAGIIDRYVAVLDPAKVGAGLTVFARVWFKTQDAEVTLRFAEAVRRFPEVMECYLTTGECDAVLRIVTADLHSYWRFQADHLTRIPSVLSVKTDVPMETLKRSFELPLR, encoded by the coding sequence ATGCCGGTCATGATGGACGCGATCGACCGCCGTATTCTGCGCGTGCTGCAGCGAGACGGACGCATTTCAAATGTCGAGCTGGCACGAGAGGTAGGACTCTCACCCTCGCCCTGCCTGCGCCGGGTGCGCCTTCTGGAAGAGGCCGGGATCATCGATCGCTATGTCGCTGTCCTGGATCCGGCAAAGGTCGGGGCGGGGCTGACGGTTTTTGCCCGCGTCTGGTTCAAGACGCAGGATGCGGAGGTCACACTACGGTTTGCCGAGGCCGTCAGGCGGTTTCCCGAGGTGATGGAATGTTACCTGACGACTGGAGAATGTGATGCCGTACTTCGGATCGTCACTGCCGACCTGCACAGCTACTGGCGTTTCCAGGCCGACCACTTGACGCGCATTCCGAGCGTCCTCAGCGTCAAGACCGACGTGCCGATGGAAACGCTGAAGCGGAGTTTCGAACTGCCGTTGCGGTAG
- a CDS encoding pyridoxal phosphate-dependent decarboxylase family protein: MSAIASLFQEAARLSAGFRERAPARHVPRHDYAASLATFDEPLPAAGAEMADVIRQLAEGAEPGLHFMTGPRFFGWVIGGSHPVGVAADFLTSAWGQNAGNHTAAPAAAAVETVSARWLLDILKLPAESSVGFVTGATVANFTCLAAARGEVLRKAGWDADAKGLFGAPEITVLIGDDAHTTVFSALQFLGLGHDRVLRLPTDPMGRIDTAAFTGALDPVVGPCIAILQAGQINTGGFDDFMSLIPALREKGAWVHIDGAFGLWAQASEKFSHLSRGVESADSWATDGHKWLQTPYDCGYAIVRDELAHRRAMTIAASYLPLASEGERDPSHYVPELSRRARGFATWAMLKHLGRDGIAALIDQCCASARLLAEHLQRESGITIVNEVTLNQLILRFATDRPDDESDAITRKTIEKIREEATLFAGGARWRGRDVLRLSVINFQTTADEARLAAESIVAAFRSVSRG; the protein is encoded by the coding sequence ATGTCGGCAATCGCATCTTTGTTTCAGGAAGCAGCCCGGCTTTCGGCGGGGTTTCGTGAGCGCGCGCCCGCCCGCCATGTGCCTCGGCACGACTATGCCGCCTCGCTTGCCACCTTCGACGAGCCGCTGCCGGCTGCCGGCGCCGAGATGGCCGATGTCATCAGACAGCTTGCCGAAGGCGCCGAGCCCGGCCTGCACTTCATGACCGGCCCGCGCTTCTTCGGCTGGGTCATCGGCGGCTCTCATCCGGTCGGCGTCGCGGCCGATTTCCTGACCAGCGCCTGGGGCCAGAATGCCGGCAACCACACCGCCGCCCCAGCCGCAGCCGCCGTCGAAACCGTCTCGGCGCGATGGCTTCTCGATATATTGAAGCTGCCGGCCGAAAGCTCTGTCGGCTTCGTCACAGGAGCGACGGTCGCCAATTTCACCTGTCTTGCCGCCGCCCGAGGCGAAGTGCTGCGCAAGGCCGGCTGGGATGCGGACGCCAAGGGCCTTTTCGGCGCGCCCGAAATCACCGTGCTGATCGGAGACGACGCCCACACGACCGTCTTCTCCGCGCTTCAGTTCCTTGGGCTCGGCCACGACCGCGTGCTGCGCCTGCCGACGGACCCCATGGGCCGGATCGACACGGCCGCGTTCACCGGCGCGCTTGACCCGGTCGTCGGCCCCTGCATCGCCATCCTCCAGGCCGGGCAGATCAATACCGGCGGCTTCGACGATTTTATGAGCTTGATCCCGGCGCTTCGAGAAAAAGGCGCTTGGGTACATATCGACGGCGCCTTCGGCCTCTGGGCGCAGGCATCGGAGAAATTCAGCCATCTCAGCCGCGGCGTCGAGTCCGCCGACAGCTGGGCGACCGACGGCCACAAATGGCTGCAGACGCCTTATGACTGCGGCTATGCGATCGTGCGCGACGAGCTTGCCCACCGCCGTGCCATGACGATTGCCGCGAGCTACCTTCCGCTTGCATCAGAGGGCGAGCGCGACCCCTCTCATTACGTGCCGGAGCTTTCCAGGCGCGCCCGCGGCTTCGCCACCTGGGCGATGCTGAAGCATCTCGGCCGCGACGGCATAGCCGCCCTCATCGACCAATGCTGCGCCTCTGCCCGGTTGCTGGCCGAGCATCTCCAGCGCGAATCCGGCATCACCATCGTGAACGAAGTCACACTGAACCAGCTCATCCTCCGCTTCGCCACTGACCGCCCGGACGACGAAAGCGACGCGATCACCCGCAAGACTATTGAAAAGATCCGCGAGGAGGCCACCCTCTTCGCCGGCGGCGCCAGATGGCGCGGCCGCGACGTCCTGCGCCTCTCCGTCATCAATTTCCAGACCACCGCGGACGAGGCAAGGTTGGCGGCGGAGAGCATTGTCGCGGCCTTCCGGAGCGTCAGCCGCGGCTGA
- a CDS encoding VOC family protein, with translation MAKNTICLWYDKDAEDAARFYAATFPDSAVGAVMRAPGDYPDGKQGDVLVVEFTVAGVACIGLNGGPAFKHSEAFSFQIATEDQEETDRYWNAIVGNGGQESECGWCKDKWGLSWQITPRVLSEALSAGGDQAKRSFDAMMTMRKIDVAAIEAARRG, from the coding sequence ATGGCAAAGAACACGATCTGCCTATGGTACGACAAAGACGCTGAGGATGCCGCCCGCTTTTATGCAGCGACTTTCCCTGACAGTGCAGTGGGAGCCGTCATGCGTGCGCCGGGAGACTATCCTGACGGCAAGCAGGGCGATGTGCTGGTTGTTGAATTCACCGTTGCGGGTGTCGCTTGCATCGGCCTGAACGGCGGTCCTGCATTCAAGCACAGCGAAGCCTTTTCGTTTCAGATCGCCACGGAGGATCAGGAAGAAACTGATCGCTATTGGAACGCCATCGTCGGCAATGGCGGCCAGGAAAGCGAGTGTGGCTGGTGCAAGGACAAGTGGGGCTTGTCCTGGCAGATCACGCCGCGCGTCCTCTCCGAAGCACTCTCTGCCGGTGGTGACCAGGCAAAGCGTTCTTTTGACGCGATGATGACGATGAGAAAGATCGATGTCGCAGCGATCGAGGCGGCCCGGCGCGGCTGA
- a CDS encoding YybH family protein, protein MSSKSNSILAEADRRFSGAGNEGFVVNHACAELVCRTAEANAALMRGDIEAYRALNPHAADFTLMSPFGGRPTREAELTEERWQSVGRFFTNGSFEQEVVQAYGSADMVVLAVIERCRVEVGGLPMQDWSLRVTLVYRREGAEWRLAHRHADPLANGISLEQAAALTAS, encoded by the coding sequence ATGTCATCAAAATCCAATTCAATACTGGCCGAGGCCGATCGCCGCTTTTCCGGCGCGGGCAACGAAGGTTTCGTCGTCAATCATGCGTGCGCCGAACTCGTCTGCCGCACGGCCGAGGCGAATGCGGCGTTGATGCGCGGTGATATTGAAGCCTATCGCGCCCTCAACCCGCATGCGGCCGATTTCACGCTGATGTCTCCCTTCGGCGGCCGGCCGACGCGTGAGGCCGAACTGACCGAGGAGCGCTGGCAATCCGTCGGCCGCTTCTTTACGAATGGCAGTTTCGAGCAGGAGGTGGTGCAGGCCTATGGCTCGGCCGATATGGTCGTACTTGCCGTCATCGAGCGCTGCAGGGTCGAAGTCGGCGGCCTGCCGATGCAGGACTGGTCGCTGCGCGTCACCCTGGTCTATCGCCGCGAGGGCGCAGAATGGCGGCTGGCGCACCGCCACGCCGACCCGCTTGCCAATGGCATCAGCCTGGAGCAGGCAGCGGCGCTGACGGCTTCCTGA
- a CDS encoding TIGR02594 family protein, which produces MKIILVIALTVFAVPCEADMLVTASKYNRMHERSISFLSINPRRTSWCGAFLAFVAKRSSRQPPANPNMAVSWKRFGKPVFFRSARRGDVVVIRSGRRFHVSLFDHFDQRRQYVYLFGGNQSNRVQLSRYRASSVVAVRR; this is translated from the coding sequence ATGAAAATTATTCTCGTCATAGCCCTCACGGTTTTTGCCGTACCGTGTGAGGCCGACATGCTCGTGACGGCTTCAAAATACAATCGCATGCACGAACGTTCCATTTCCTTTCTCAGCATCAATCCCCGCCGAACGTCATGGTGCGGAGCCTTCCTCGCCTTCGTCGCCAAACGATCGTCGCGCCAGCCACCAGCCAATCCCAATATGGCAGTTTCCTGGAAGAGGTTCGGCAAGCCGGTCTTCTTCCGCTCGGCGAGGCGGGGAGATGTCGTTGTTATCCGAAGCGGCAGGCGGTTCCATGTCAGCCTGTTCGATCATTTCGATCAGCGACGCCAATACGTCTATCTCTTCGGCGGCAACCAATCCAACCGGGTGCAACTGTCACGCTACCGAGCCAGCTCGGTCGTTGCCGTTCGACGATGA
- a CDS encoding phytanoyl-CoA dioxygenase family protein, whose product MSIAATAAGKRTLQTPLVAHGKTIPAERLGALAPTDPAIGIESIRRRYEEDGYVWLKGLLPRPEVIDFRRWVFTRLADTGLLASGHDLALGIAATEGVDWNLANRRLMSIVRSAAYEGFCAQPSLVHFMDALLQGISYLHKRKLMRYVQPGTAAVTPAHYDLVYLRGGTSRLVTAWIPIGDTPVEMGGLVYLEGSHALGRSMEAEFQAKSGDLSPEERISAYNSHMAEGGWISKDLPDMAERFDTRWLAADYEAGDVVLHSPYMIHAATTNEDGARRLRLSTDIRYQNVDDEIDARWSNHWSLGDML is encoded by the coding sequence ATGTCAATTGCCGCGACTGCCGCCGGGAAGAGAACGCTGCAAACACCCCTCGTCGCCCATGGCAAAACGATTCCCGCCGAACGGCTCGGCGCGCTCGCGCCGACCGATCCCGCCATCGGCATCGAATCCATCCGCCGCCGCTATGAGGAGGATGGTTATGTCTGGCTTAAGGGCCTTCTGCCGCGCCCCGAAGTGATCGATTTTCGCCGCTGGGTCTTCACCCGCCTCGCCGACACCGGCCTGCTGGCATCCGGCCATGATTTGGCACTCGGCATCGCCGCCACCGAGGGCGTCGACTGGAACCTCGCCAACCGCCGGCTGATGTCGATCGTCCGCTCCGCCGCCTATGAAGGCTTCTGCGCCCAGCCGAGCCTCGTGCACTTCATGGACGCCTTGCTCCAGGGCATCTCCTATCTCCATAAACGCAAGCTGATGCGCTACGTCCAGCCGGGCACAGCGGCCGTGACGCCCGCCCATTACGACCTCGTCTACCTCCGCGGCGGCACCAGCCGGCTGGTGACGGCTTGGATCCCGATCGGCGACACCCCTGTCGAGATGGGCGGCCTCGTCTATCTCGAAGGCTCGCATGCGCTTGGCCGCAGCATGGAGGCCGAGTTTCAGGCGAAGAGCGGCGATCTCTCGCCGGAGGAGCGGATCAGCGCTTATAACAGCCACATGGCCGAAGGCGGCTGGATCTCCAAGGATCTGCCCGACATGGCCGAGCGCTTTGACACCCGCTGGCTCGCCGCCGATTACGAGGCCGGCGACGTCGTGCTGCACTCCCCCTACATGATCCACGCCGCCACCACCAACGAGGACGGCGCCCGGCGGCTGCGCCTTTCCACCGACATCCGCTACCAGAACGTCGACGACGAAATCGACGCCCGCTGGAGCAACCACTGGAGCCTGGGGGATATGCTGTAG
- a CDS encoding Na+/H+ antiporter, whose protein sequence is MEPTQLFELVVAMFLAIIALHYAAHRLGLPPSVALLTGGALLAFVPGLPAITVDPGLVLVIFLPPLLMDGAWAIALVRLRRHVIGIAALAVGAVFFTCAVVAIVTHLLFPSLPWAACAALGAIVSPPDAVSARAVLERVRLPRRLQILLEGESLLNDASGLVLFRFAVAAAATGSFSAAEVAGNFFVLALGGAVVGVVVGTAWVKFVRRLGDEYLIIAATVLLAWISYLLGELLHVSGVIATVTTGLIASWHQHTVFSAATRMRGTSFWNVMIFLMEASVFTLIGLSLRDLVERGGGFVTVIATMGLPMLAILVTLVIARFAWVFASDFVIRLCAELGFNRVQPLGAGGATVLSWAGVRGVVTLALALSLPAEFPGRDFILATSFTVILGTVLVQGTTLGRIIAWARLVEPETEKARLTMSQAEAAMAQAQLGTVQNLAYDSEGNLIHPQLLERYQRRATAIVDYAARTEHYIPVLHAHFDVVLEAVATGRRELIRLHRAGDIDDETLQELERDLDLEELSAISAKA, encoded by the coding sequence ATGGAACCCACTCAATTGTTCGAACTGGTGGTTGCGATGTTTCTCGCGATCATCGCGTTGCACTACGCTGCCCACAGGCTGGGATTGCCGCCGTCCGTGGCGCTGCTGACCGGCGGCGCTTTGCTGGCCTTCGTGCCGGGGCTGCCGGCGATTACCGTCGATCCCGGGCTGGTGCTTGTCATCTTCCTGCCGCCGCTCCTGATGGACGGCGCCTGGGCCATCGCTCTCGTACGGCTGCGGCGCCATGTGATCGGCATCGCCGCGCTCGCCGTCGGGGCGGTATTCTTCACCTGCGCCGTCGTGGCCATCGTGACCCATCTTCTCTTTCCGTCACTTCCCTGGGCCGCCTGTGCAGCGCTTGGCGCGATCGTTTCGCCGCCTGACGCGGTGTCTGCCCGTGCCGTGCTGGAGCGCGTGAGGCTGCCGCGGCGGCTGCAGATTCTGCTGGAAGGCGAGAGTTTGCTCAACGACGCGAGCGGTCTGGTTCTCTTCCGCTTTGCCGTCGCCGCCGCTGCAACGGGGAGCTTCAGCGCGGCCGAGGTGGCTGGCAATTTCTTTGTGCTGGCGCTGGGCGGAGCGGTCGTCGGCGTCGTTGTCGGAACGGCATGGGTGAAATTCGTGCGGCGCTTGGGCGACGAATATCTCATCATCGCCGCTACCGTGCTGCTCGCCTGGATTTCCTATCTGCTCGGCGAATTGCTGCATGTGTCCGGCGTCATCGCCACTGTCACCACGGGTCTGATCGCTTCCTGGCACCAGCACACCGTCTTTTCGGCCGCAACGCGCATGCGAGGAACGTCGTTCTGGAACGTGATGATCTTCCTGATGGAAGCTTCGGTCTTCACATTGATCGGGCTGTCGTTGCGCGATCTCGTCGAGCGCGGCGGCGGTTTCGTCACGGTGATCGCCACCATGGGGCTGCCGATGCTGGCGATCCTCGTGACGCTCGTGATCGCGCGCTTTGCATGGGTCTTCGCTTCGGATTTCGTCATCCGGCTGTGTGCCGAGTTAGGCTTCAACCGCGTCCAGCCGTTGGGCGCCGGCGGCGCCACCGTCCTTAGCTGGGCGGGCGTGCGCGGTGTGGTGACGCTCGCCCTGGCCCTCAGTCTGCCGGCAGAATTTCCCGGACGCGACTTCATTCTCGCAACGTCATTCACCGTCATTCTTGGAACCGTGCTCGTCCAAGGAACGACCTTGGGGCGGATTATCGCTTGGGCGCGGCTGGTTGAGCCGGAGACGGAAAAAGCGCGTCTCACAATGAGCCAGGCCGAGGCCGCCATGGCGCAGGCGCAGCTTGGGACCGTGCAAAACCTGGCATACGACAGCGAGGGGAACCTCATCCATCCCCAATTGCTGGAGCGATACCAGCGCCGTGCCACAGCGATAGTCGACTACGCCGCGAGAACAGAACATTATATTCCGGTACTCCACGCTCATTTCGATGTCGTTCTCGAGGCGGTTGCAACCGGACGTCGGGAACTCATTCGCCTCCATCGAGCCGGGGATATCGATGACGAGACGCTGCAGGAACTGGAACGGGATCTCGATCTCGAGGAATTGAGCGCGATTTCAGCCAAAGCCTGA
- a CDS encoding phosphodiester glycosidase family protein yields MPYLKQGVLAAAMMLAAMTTSLHQAHAEPCEAETFEEAAYVVCTLGEGKSDLRLFWKGPDGEPYRSFSSLAETVRSEGKTLALAVNAGMYRADFSPMGLYVENAMELKPANTAAARGSAGQVPNFYKKPNGVFFLGEAGAGILPTDEFLTRAPKVRFATQSGPMLVIAGKLNPIFIVGSTDRTRRSGVGVCASGAVRFAISEDSVNFHDFARLFRDQLKCPDALFLDGGRGVGLFYPPLGRNDRSWHGGYGPIFGLVE; encoded by the coding sequence ATCCCTTATCTCAAACAAGGCGTGCTCGCAGCGGCCATGATGCTGGCGGCAATGACGACATCCCTGCATCAAGCGCATGCCGAACCGTGCGAAGCGGAAACTTTCGAAGAGGCGGCATACGTCGTCTGCACTCTGGGAGAGGGAAAATCCGACCTGCGCCTGTTCTGGAAAGGCCCCGATGGCGAACCATACCGCAGTTTTTCAAGCCTTGCCGAAACCGTTCGCTCCGAAGGGAAAACGCTAGCCTTGGCTGTCAACGCCGGAATGTATCGGGCTGATTTCTCGCCGATGGGACTATATGTCGAGAACGCCATGGAATTGAAACCTGCCAATACGGCAGCGGCCAGAGGCTCTGCCGGCCAGGTTCCGAATTTCTACAAAAAGCCGAACGGCGTGTTCTTTCTTGGTGAAGCAGGCGCCGGCATACTTCCGACCGATGAATTTCTGACGCGCGCCCCAAAAGTGCGGTTCGCCACGCAGTCCGGCCCAATGCTCGTCATCGCCGGCAAGCTGAACCCGATCTTCATCGTCGGGTCCACAGACAGAACCCGCCGAAGCGGAGTCGGCGTCTGCGCGAGCGGCGCGGTGCGTTTCGCGATCAGCGAAGACAGTGTCAATTTCCACGATTTCGCGCGACTCTTCCGCGACCAACTGAAATGTCCCGACGCCTTGTTTCTCGATGGTGGACGTGGTGTTGGACTCTTCTATCCGCCGCTGGGTCGCAACGACCGCTCCTGGCACGGCGGCTACGGCCCTATCTTCGGGCTTGTGGAATAG
- a CDS encoding argininosuccinate synthase, with product MAGNIEKIVLAYSGGLDTSIILRWLQETYGCEVVTFTADLGQGEELEPARAKAATFGAKDIRIVDLREEFVRDFVFPMLRANALYEGLYLLGSSIARPLIAKHLVAIAREVGADAVAHGATGKGNDQVRFELAVNALDPSMKIIAPWRQWNILSRTQLLEYAEKHRIPVPSDKFGEAPFSIDANLLHTSTEGRILEDPAEVAPDHIYRRTVDPIHAPDAPEIVTIGFESGDPISLNGKAMRPAVLLTELNEIGGRHGIGRLDLVENRFIGMKSRGVYETPGGTILLAAHRGIESITLDRAAAHLKDEIMPRYAELIYNGFWFAPEREMLQALVDRSQAFVSGEVTVRLYKGSASVISRTSPCSLYCADLATFEESSIAYDHHDAEGFIRLNGLRLRSWAARNRQ from the coding sequence ATGGCAGGAAACATAGAGAAGATCGTGCTCGCTTATTCGGGCGGGCTGGACACCTCGATCATCCTCAGGTGGTTGCAGGAAACTTACGGATGCGAGGTGGTGACCTTCACCGCCGATCTAGGCCAGGGTGAAGAGCTGGAACCAGCGCGGGCAAAGGCAGCAACGTTTGGAGCGAAGGACATCCGCATCGTTGATCTGCGTGAGGAATTCGTCCGCGACTTCGTCTTTCCGATGCTGCGGGCAAACGCGCTTTATGAGGGGCTGTATCTCCTTGGCAGTTCGATCGCGCGGCCGCTGATCGCCAAGCATCTTGTCGCCATTGCCCGGGAGGTTGGCGCAGACGCTGTTGCCCATGGCGCAACGGGCAAGGGCAATGACCAGGTCCGCTTCGAGCTGGCCGTCAATGCGCTCGACCCGTCGATGAAGATCATTGCTCCCTGGCGTCAATGGAACATTCTTTCCCGCACGCAGCTTCTGGAATATGCCGAAAAGCATCGGATCCCCGTGCCGAGCGACAAATTCGGCGAGGCGCCGTTCTCGATCGACGCCAACCTTCTACACACATCGACTGAAGGCAGAATTCTTGAAGATCCGGCAGAGGTCGCACCCGATCACATCTACCGGCGCACGGTCGATCCCATCCACGCTCCCGATGCCCCTGAGATCGTCACCATCGGCTTTGAGAGCGGTGATCCGATTTCTCTGAACGGCAAGGCGATGAGACCGGCAGTCTTGTTGACCGAACTCAACGAAATAGGCGGCCGGCATGGCATCGGGCGGCTCGATCTGGTTGAAAATCGCTTTATCGGGATGAAGTCGAGAGGCGTATATGAGACACCGGGAGGAACGATCCTGCTTGCCGCACATCGCGGGATTGAATCCATCACGCTCGATCGCGCCGCCGCACATCTGAAGGATGAGATCATGCCGCGCTACGCCGAGCTGATCTACAACGGCTTCTGGTTCGCACCCGAGCGGGAGATGCTGCAGGCCCTAGTCGACCGAAGTCAGGCCTTCGTCAGCGGTGAAGTGACGGTGAGGCTCTATAAGGGAAGCGCCTCGGTCATCTCTCGCACCTCGCCTTGCTCACTCTATTGCGCCGACCTCGCCACCTTCGAGGAAAGCTCCATCGCCTACGATCATCATGATGCCGAAGGCTTCATCAGGCTCAACGGACTGCGGCTCAGGAGTTGGGCAGCTCGCAATAGGCAATGA
- a CDS encoding GNAT family N-acetyltransferase, translated as MKADGVTIRLIGADEVQAFRHIRLEALRAEPASFASRYEDWENLSLEEWRNRLKEPVFLAFQDGEPVGIMGLFRQRSSKMAHRATIVMVYVRAKLRGTGLAVRLLKAISEHARDIGIRQLELFVNAENPGAMRFYERQGFVEIGRVPGAVLEDGREIDDVMMARRLVG; from the coding sequence ATGAAGGCGGACGGCGTGACGATTAGGCTCATAGGGGCAGATGAAGTGCAGGCTTTTCGGCATATCCGCCTGGAAGCGCTTCGCGCTGAGCCGGCCTCCTTTGCCAGCCGCTACGAAGACTGGGAAAACCTGTCTCTCGAGGAGTGGCGCAATCGGCTGAAGGAGCCGGTTTTCCTTGCCTTTCAGGACGGCGAACCCGTCGGCATCATGGGCCTGTTTCGGCAGCGGTCGAGCAAGATGGCCCACCGCGCCACGATCGTCATGGTCTATGTCCGAGCCAAGCTGCGCGGAACGGGCCTTGCCGTCAGGCTTCTCAAGGCGATTTCCGAGCATGCGCGTGATATTGGCATCCGGCAGCTGGAGCTGTTCGTCAATGCCGAAAACCCTGGGGCGATGCGTTTCTACGAGCGGCAGGGTTTTGTTGAGATTGGCCGCGTTCCCGGCGCCGTGCTGGAGGATGGGAGGGAGATCGACGATGTGATGATGGCGCGGCGGCTAGTGGGTTAG